One Streptomyces dangxiongensis genomic window, GCCAGCCGGGCCAGCGTGCGGTAGGCGCGCTCCAGGCCGAAGCGCAGGCCCCGCTCGTCCAGACCGCTGCCCAGCAGCACCCGGCCGCCGGCGGCGGGGCCGGTGTCCTGGCCCCCGGAGAGTACCCAGTCCAGGGCGCAGCCGAGCACCTCCGCCACCAACTGCTCGCGCCGGGCCGGGTCCAGACCGTACACCTGGAGCGCCTCGACCTGCCCGGCGGCGGCCGTCAGGTCGTCCAGGAACGGTACGTCACCGGCGCTCGCCGTGCGCTGTCTCAGGCGTGCCCGGACGGCGGCGACCCGGGCGGCCGTGTAGTGGATGGACGACTCCGGCACCGACTCCAGCGTCGTCACGGCACCGCGCCGGTCCCCGGCCGCGAGCCGCACCCGGGCCAGGCCGAACGCGGCGCTCACATAGCTGGGGTCGGTCGCCCACACCAGGCGGTAGTACTCGGCCGCGTTGTCCGGCTGGCCCAGCACCTCGGCGCACAGGCCGAGCGCCAGCTTGGGCGCGGCCTCGCCGGGGAAGGCGTCGTAGATCGCGTCGAAGGCGGGCGCGGCGCCCTCGAAGTCGCCGGTGGCCAGGGCGGCGACGCCCCGGTACCACACCACCCGCCAGTCGTCGGGCCGTTCCTCGTCCAGCTCGGCCAGGCCGGTCAGCGCGGTCCGGTGGTCGCCGCTCTCCAGCCGGGCGCGGATCCGGCGCAGCCGGGTCTCGACGGACCGGGCGGGCGCGGCGGCCAGGGCGCCGATCAGTTCGGCCGGCGCGGAGGTCATGAGGCCCGCCAGGAAACCCGCGTCGGGGTCGGTCGGGTCCACCAGCGGGACCGGCAGGGCCAGGGCGGCGGCGGGGGTGTCGACGGGCCTGACCAGGTCCGACGGCCCGGAAACCGGCACGCCGGGGGCCGACGCCGCGGCAGCCGGTACCCCGCTGGCCGATGCCGCCCCGCCCGTCGACGCCTGAGCCGGCACCGCTGAGGCCGGCACCCCGGGAGCCGGCGCCGCCGGGACCGGGTCCGACGTACCCGACGCCGCCCCCGCCCGAGCCGGAGCGGGTAGCGTCCCAGCCGTTCCCGACGGAGCCGGAGCGGGTAGCGTCCCAGCCGTTCCCGACGGAGCCGGAGACATCGCCCCACCCGCCACCGCCGCGGCCGAAGGCACCGGTGTCGTGCGGGCGGCGGCCCGCTTACGGCCGTGTACCGCGCGCGACCCCAGCCGGGACACCTCCCCGTGCAGCCGTGGGAACAGCTCCGCGTCCGTGACCTTCACCTCGGGTCCGAACAGCGTCGAGAGCGCGGGCCGGGCGTGTCCGCTCTGGAGTGACACGACCTCCCGCAGCACGCCCGTCAACTGCTCGGCCATCTCCTGCGCGGAGGCGAACCGGCGGGCCGGATCGGGGTCGGTGGCGCGGACCAGGAGCCGGTAGAAGGACTCGTACCGGTGGAAGACCTCGATGCTGTCGGGGTCGGGCAGACAGTCCGCGTAGACGTTCGTGTAGCCCTGGAAGTCGAAGGTCAGCACGGCGAGCGTACGGCCCACCGTGTACAGGTCGCTGGCCACCGACGGGCCGGCCTCGGCGACCTCCGGCGCCTGGTAGCCGACCGTGCCGTAGATGGCCGACTCGTCGTCGTCCATCCTGCGCACCGCGCCCATGTCGATCAGCTTGAGCTGGTCCTCGGTCTGGATGGCGTTGTCGACCTTGAAGTCGCAGTACAGCAGGTTGCGGCTGTGCAGATGGCCGAGCGCCTCCAGCGCCTCGATGCCGTACGCGCACGCCTGCTCCACCGGCAGCGGGTCGCGCCGGCCGTCGGGTGCGCGGCGGGCGTTGGCGATCTCCTTCAGGGACTTGCCGCCCACGTACTCCATGACGATGTAGCCGTCGAGGGAGCCGGTGCGCTGGTCCAGGTGCTCCACAAAGTTGTAGATCCGCACGATGTTGGCGTGCTCGATCTCCGCCAGGAACCGCCGTTCGGAGATCGCCGCGGCCATCGCGTCCTGGTCGCCGGTGTCCAGCAGGCCCTTGAGCACCACCCAGCGGTCGGAGACGGCCCGGTCCACGGCGAGGTAGACCCAGCCGAGTCCGCCGTGCGCGAGGCAGCCGGCGACCTCGTACTGGCCGTGCACGATGTCCCCGCCCCTCAGCTTGGGCACGAAGGAGTACGGGTGCCCGCACTTGGTGCAGAAGCCCTCCGTACGGCCCGGCCGCTCGCCCCGGGACCGGCCCACCGGCGCCCCGCAGTCCGAACGGGAGCAGAACCGCTTGCGCTCCGGCACCTCCGGGTTGTCCAGCACCATCGCACGCGGATCCGGCCGCGGCACCTGCGGCACGGCGACCAGCCCCGCGCCCAGCCGCCCGCGCGTGGACGGACCGGACGACGAACCGGAGCTGCGCACCGACACCGAACGGCCGGCGGACGCGCCCGACAGCGACCGGGAGAGCCGCCCGGACACCGAGCGGCGGGACCTCGACGACCGGGACGACGTACGCGCGCTGCCGGACCTGCCGCTCTGCGCCGAGCCCCGGGTGACCCCGGTGGGCGGCGAGCCGACCGACCCGGTCGCGGAGACGACCGGCGCGAGACCGCAGGTGTCGCAGTACAGTTCGCCGCCGCCGACGTCCTCGTACGCTCCTCCGCAGCCCGGCCGCTGGCAGATCTGCCCCGGCTGACTCATGACTGGTCCCCCCCACGGTCCTGCGGCGCGCTCGCGCTGCCCAGCATCTCGGCCGCCGCCTGCTGGTAGCGCAGGACGGCCTGTTCGGCCACGCGCAGGTCGCAGGGCGCGCTCCACAGCATGCGCCGGGCCACGTCGTACCGCTCGACCAGCAGCGAATCCTCCGCGAGTCCGTGCCGGGCGACCTTGGCCCGATAGGCGTCCAGCCGGCCGCGCAGCTCGGCGCGGACCGCGAGCGGCGCGGTGACCTCGGTCAGCGACTCACGGGCGCGCAGCAGTTCGTCCTCCGCCTTGCGCTCCAGGTCCTCCAGCAGCGGGGAGAGCCGGTGCCAGCGGGCCTGCCTGCGGTACTCGGCCGCGGTGGCCAGTTGCTCGTGGAGCGCGGTCGGCGGCCCGCTGACCACCGGTACCTCGGTCGCGGCGATCTTCGCCAGCACCTCACCGCGTGCCGCACGGGCCTCGGCGAGGGTGCGGTCCGCGCGCGAGAGCACGTCCCGCAGCCGGATCAGCCGCGCCTCCGCGTCCTGCCGCACCGTCAGCACCGCGTCGATCTCCCGGCGTACGTCCTCCAGGGCGCGCGCCTCGCGGTCGTAGACCGTCGTGTCCGGACGGCCGCCGCCGGGTGCCGAACTGCCCGCGGCCGGCACCCAGAAGGCGAGCGGGTCCGAGACGACGTCCTCGCGCAGCCGCGTCAGCGTGCGCGTGATCCGCTCCAGGTCGTCGCCGGCCGGGTGTTCGCCGGGGCGCACCCCCACCGAGTGCGCGAGCTGCCGGGTGCGCCGGAGCTCCTCGGCGAGCAGATCGATCCGCGCGGGCAGCGCCGACCACACCGCGTCGGCGGCGACGATCACGTCCAGGCTCGTCGCGTACAGCTCGTTCATCCGGTCCACCAGCGCGGACAGCGTGAACGTCTCGCTCAGCCTGCCGGTGCCGCTGTCGGGGACGGTCACGGACTCGCCGCGCAGCAGCCCGGTGAGCTGCGCCAGGTCCTCGCGGCTGGACCAGCGGCGCCGGGCGCGGATCTGCCGGGCACCGCGCAGCGCGGCCGTGTACGCGTCGAAGCACGCCCACAGCGAGGTGATCCGGGCCTCTGCGGCCTGCCAGCGCTCTTCGGTGACACCGGTCAGGGCCGCCCCTTCGAGGAGTCTGCGGCCCGCGTGGTCCTGGAGGGCCAGCAGCGAGGTCTCGATCGCCTCGTGCTCCTGGCCGAGCCGCGCCAGCGCACGGTCCACCTCGTCCCGGTCCATCACCGGCCCGGCGGGGTCCGTGACGCCCATCGATCACCTCTCGCTCGCTGTGTGTTCCGGTCGGGTGCGGCTCAACCGCCGTGCGCGTACTGCGGCACGGGCGGTTTCGACGCCGCCGGATCCTTACCCAGTGTCGCCGACAGCCACTTGTCGTACGACGCCTGCCAGCCGTTCGCGCGGTAGTCCACCAGGACGCGGTTGACCCGGCGTACCAGGTCGGTGGCGTCCTTGCGCATCGCCACGCCGTAGTACTCCTCGGTGAACGCCCTGCCCTTCAGCGCGACGGTCGGGTCCTGGGCCGCCTGGCTCGCGGCGAGCGCGGCATCGGTCACCACCGCGTCCACCTCGCCGAGTTGGAGCCGGACCAGGCAGTCGAGCTGGCTGGGGACGGTGGTGGAGATGTCGGTGGAGGCGGGCAGCCGGCCGTCCTTGCGGTCGGCGTCCAGCTTGGTGTGCGCGGTCGAACCGGCCGACGTGCACACCTTCTTGCGGGCCAGCGAACCGTCGTAGCCGGTGATCGCCGACGACTTCGGGGCGAGGACCTGCTGCCCGGTCTTGAAGTAGGGCGCGGAGAAGGCGACATGGGTGAGCCGGTCGCAGGTGATCGTCATGGTCCGTACGACCATGTCCACCCGCCCGTTCTCGATGGCGGGGATGCGCTGGCTGGTCGGTATGGCCTTGAACTGCACCGCTTCCGGGTCGCCGAGGATGTCCTCGGCGATCCGGTGGACGAGGTCGATGTCGAAGCCCTCCAGTCGAGCGCCCTCGGTGTTGGGGTTGCGGTAGCCCCAGCGGTAGCTGTTCTGGTCGACGCCGACGATCAGCTTGCGCCGGTCGCCGGTACGGGCCTTGATGGCGTCGATCACCGGTCCGTCGGCATCGGACGGGGCGAGGGAGTGCCGGTGGGCGTCCGCGTCCTCGCAGCCGTCGGCGCGGGCCTGGGTGGCGGTGACGGTCCGCGAGCCGGTCCGCTCCGGCACCGGCGTCTGGGTGCAGGGCAGCAGCAGGGCGAACGCCAGCGCCAGCGCGCACAGCACCGCCATCGCGGCGACCCCGCCCCAGCCCCGCAGCGAGGCCCGTGCACGGCTTGCGTCCATCGCCCTGCCCCCTGTCACCGGTACTCCGAGAGCCGGCGCCCGATGCCGGCGACGGCGGCGGCCGCGCCCAGCACCGCGAGGACGGCCGCGCCGGCCGGCAGCCCGGTCATGGCGTCGCGGCCGTCACCGGCCGCCTGCCGGAACCGGGCCTGCTCGCGGCCGATGGCGCGGACGAGGCTGCGGTCCACGCCGTCGAAGCACTCGCCGGTCGCGCCCTTCGCGCCGATCACCTTGTCGAGCGCCTGCTGGTAGTTGCCGTTCTCGTCCTCGGCCCGCGCCGCGGCGTGGCGCCGCTTCCACACCGCCATGTCGGTCTCGGCCGCCTTGACCGGGGCGGTGCCCGCCCGGTCGTCGGCGAGCCTCGCGGCCTCGGTGAGTCCCTTGCCGAGCACGGCCATGTCCTTGTCGAAGTCGTGGTAGTAGGCGTCGTAGGACGTGCCGCCGACCGTGACGGTCTCGGCGCCGCGCGACACCAGGCTCAGGTTCTCGTTCCCGCGCGCCTTCAGGGACGCGATCCGGGCGTCGTGCAGGACGTTGAGCGAGCGGATGCCGTGCTCGTAGGAGCCGTCGAGTCCCGACCGGGCGATCGCGTGCCCGACGACCAGCCACAGCAGGGCGACGGCGGTCGCGGCGCTGGCGGCGACCAGGCCGTGGTTGAGGACGCGGTTGGTGCGCCGGTACATGCGGTGCTGGGCCCGGCCGAGCGCGGCGAGGGCGAGCACCCCGAGCGCGATCGCCGCCCACGGGTACGGTGTCGCGTCCCCGTAGTCGCCGGTGAGCCGCCGGTTCTCCGTCGAGTACAGGTCCTCCGCCGCCGGGAGCATCTGCTTCTGCATCTTCTCGTTGGCGTAGCGCAGATAGGCGCCGCCCACCGGGTAGCCCTGCCGGTTGTACGTCCGGGCCCGCTCGATCAGGCCCTTGTACTCCGGCAGCAGCCGGTTCAGCCGGGCGATGGTCGCCTCCGGGGCCGAGCCGGGCTCGGCGTTGGCGGCGGCGGTGACGAGTCCGGCGGCGGCGGTGCTGATGTCCTTCTCGTACCGGTCCCGGGAGTCCGGGGTCTCCTGCCCGCCCGCCAGGTACCCGGTGGAGGCGGCCGTGTTGGCGTCCGCCAGCGACCGGTAGATCCCGGCCGCGCCCGCGCTCAGCGGCTGGCTGCGGTGCAGCACGTCGTCGGCCGCGGCGGACCGGGCACTGGTCTGCCATGCGGTGACCGCCCCGAACGCGACGACCAGCAGCGCCAGTACGGCACCGATGATCCGCAGCCGTCCCGGCTCGGTCGTCGCGGCGGCCCGCAGCCGCTCGGCCCCCTCGGCGAACGCGGTCCGCCGGCTGGGCGGCACCGGCGGGACGCCGGCCACGGGCCCTCCGGGCCCGCCGGGCCGAGCGGGGACGCCGGGGGCAGGGGGAGCGCCGGGTGTGCCGGGGAGACCGGGCGCGCCGGGAGGACCGGGGACACCGAAGGCGCCCGGGGCGCCCAAGGCGCCGGAAGGGCCGGTCGTGCCGGGGGCGCCGGTGGATGTGGCGGGCCGGGCCGGCGGTGGCGCCGCGCTGCTCTTCGGCGGTTGTGTCACTCGACCTCCCCCGTGGTCATCCGTTCGCCGCCCAGTATCGCCGTAGGCACCGGCATCCGCACCGGCCTTCACGGGATCTTGATCGGATCGCAGTGTGCCCGGGGGCGTGTGCCGCCGGGCGCACCACCCCCCGGTTGAGGAACACGCCGGTGACGGGGGATCGGTTCCCCCGGGGCGCCGGCCGGCACCCCGGGGCGGTGGTCACCGTGTCGCGTTCTCCCAGTGCCCGCGTGCCCGTACTGCGGCCTCCGCCCCGGCCCCGAGCCGGTCCAGGCCCAGCAGGGCCGCGCCCAGGACCGGGCCGGCCGTGACGACGCGGACGGTGGCCTTGGGGGCGCGGGCGGCCAGCAGGGTGCGGATGGCGTCGTTCAGCCGGGCGTGGCCGGCCGTCAGGACGCTGCCGCCGAGCACGACGGGGATCTCCTCGGCGAGCAGGTCGAGGCGGGTGAGGGCGACCGTGGCCATCACCGTGACCTCCTCGGCGAGCCGGGTGACGAGCGTGCCGGCCACCGGGTCGCCGGCCTCGGCCGTGGTGAAGAGGACCGGGGTCAGTTCGTGACGCCGGTCGTGCGCGACGTGTCCCAGGTGCAGGGCCTCGATCAGGGCGTACATGGTCGGCAGGCCGAAGTGCGCCGGCAGGGTGCGGGACAGGGCCGTCGGCTCGCCCCTGCCGTCCTCCGCGCGGGCCGCGTACCACAGCGCCTCCTCGGCCAGGCCCCAGCCGCCGCCCCAGTCGCCGGAGATACGGCCGATCGCCGGGAAGCGGGCGGTGCGGCCGTCGGGGCGCATGCCCACGCAGTTGATGCCCGCGCCGCAGACGACCGCCACGCCACGGGGTTCGGCGACGCCCGCGCGCAGCACCGCGAAGGTGTCGTTGCGGACCTCCACGGTCGTGCCCCACCCGCGCGCGTGCAGCGCGGTCGCCAGGCGTTCCTCCTCCACCGGCAGGTCGGCGTTGGCCAGGCAGGCCGAGACATGGGTCACGGAGGTGACCCCGGCGTCCGCGAACGCCCGGGTCACCGGCTCCGCCAGCGCGTCCAGCGCCGTGGTCACCCCCACGGCGGGCGGGCGGAAGCCACCGCCGCGGGCCGTGGCCAGGACCTCGCCGGCGGCGGTGACCACGGCCACGTCGGTCTTGCTGTTGCCCGCGTCGACGGCGAGGACCGTCGGCGGCTCGGCTGCGGTCAGGCCCACGCCAGATGCTCCCGGTTGTGTGCGATGAGACGGTCGGTGAGGGTCTCGGCGTACGCGTACTGGGCGATCAGGGGATGCGCCAGCAACGCGCGGAAGACGCGGTCCCGGCCGCCGCGCAGCGCCGCGTCCAGGGCCAGTTCCTCGTACGCCGTCACGTTGGCGACCAGACCGGAGAACAGCGGGTCGAGGGCCGGGACGGGGAGCGGGACCGGGCCCGCCGGGCCGACCGCCGCCTGGACCTCGATGACCGCGTCGTCGGGGAGGAAGGGCAGTGTGCCCCGGTTGAGGGTGTTCACCACCTGGTAGGGGCTGCCGCCTCCGCCGAGCAGCGCCGCGGCCAGGTCCACGGCGGCCTCCGAGTAGTAGGCGCCGCCGCGTCTCGCCAGCAGGGCCGGCTTCTCGTCCAGGGCCGGGTCGGCGTACATCGTCAGCAACTCGGCCTCCATGGAGGCCACTTCGGCGGCCCGGGACGGCTTGGTGGCGAGTTCCCGGACGACCTCGTCGTGCGCGTAGTAGTAGCGCAGGTAGTACGAGGGGACGACGCCGAGACGGTCCAGGAGGGCGTGGGGAAGGCGGAGGTCGGCGGCGATCGCCTCGCCGTGCTCCGCCAGCAGCCCGGGCAGGACGTCGTCGCCGTCGGGGCCGCCCAGCCGTACGCCGGTCTCCCAGGTGAGGTGGTTGAGGCCGACGTGGCCGAGATGGAGGTCCGTCGGGGCCGTGCCCAGCAGTCCGGCGAACTTGCGTTGCAGGCCGATCGCCACGTTGCACAGGCCGACCGCCCGGTGGCCCTCCCGGAGCAGGGCGCGGGTGACGATGCCGACCGGGTTGGTGAAGTCGACGATCCAGGCGCGGGGGTTGGCACGGCGGACCCGTTCGGCGATGTCGAGCACGACGGGGACGGTGCGCAGGGCCTTCGCCAGGCCACCGGCGCCGGTCGTCTCCTGTCCGACGCAGCCGCACTCCAACGGCCAGGTCTCGTCCTGCTGCCGGGCCGCCTGACCGCCGACGCGCAGTTGCAGCAGCACCGCGTCGGCGCCGTCGATTCCCGCGTCCAGGTCGGACGTCGTCACGACACGGCCGGGGTGGCCCTGTTTGGCGAAGATGCGCCGGGCCAGGCCGCCGACCAGTTCCAGCCGGTCCGCCGCCGGGTCCACGAGGACGAGTTCCTCCAGCGGCAGGGTGTCGCGCAGGCGGGCGAAGCCGTCGACGAGTTCGGGCGTGTAGGTCGAGCCGCCGCCGACCACGGTGAGTTTCACAGCCAGATCAACCCTTTACTCCGGTGAGGGTGACGCCCTCGACGAACGCCTTCTGGGCGAAGAAGAACACGAGGATCACGGGGGCCATGACCAGCACGGTCGCCGCCATGGTGAGGTTCCAGTCGGTGTGGTGGGCGCCCTTGAAGGACTCCAGGCCGTAGGACAGGGTCCAGGCGCCGGGGTTCTCCGACGCGTAGATCTGCGGGCCGAAATAGTCGTTCCAGGCGTAGAAGAACTGGAAGAGGGCCACGGCGGCGATGCCCGGCCTGGCCATGGGCAGGACCACCCGGACGAGGGTGCGCAGGTCGCCGCAGCCGTCGACCTTCGCCGCGTCCAGGTACTCGTTCGGGATGGTCATCAGGAACTGGCGCAGCAGGAAGACGGAGAACGCGTCCCCGAACGCCATCGGGACGATCAGCGGCCACAGCGTGCCGGACAGGTCGAGCTGCTTCGCCCAGAACAGGTACATCGGGATGACGACCACCTGCGGCGGCAGCATCATCATCGAGATCACCAGCATGAGTGACAGGTTGCGGCCCCGGAAGCGGAACTTGGCGAGCGCGTACGCCACCGGCACCGAGGACACGACGGTCAGGACGGTGCCGAGGCCGGCGTAGACCAGCGTGTTGCGCCACCAGGTGAGGAAGCCGGGGGTGTCGAAGACCTTCCGGTAGTTGCCCCACTCCCAGGTGTGCGGGATCAGGTCCCGGCTCAGCGCCTGGCTGTCGCTCATCAGCGACGTCAGCACCACGAACACGAACGGCAGGGTGAAGAACAGTGCGGCGGCGACGCCGAGGGCGTGGACCGCGATCCACTCCAGCAGCGCCCTGCGGCGGGCGGCGCGCCCGGCCGCGGAGACGGACGGCGCCGGCCGCACGGGCCGGTCCAGTACGTGGGTCATGGTCAGTCACCTGCCTGGATCAGGCCGCCCCGGCGCCGCATCAGCAGCGCGGTGAACGCCATCGACAGGGCGAACAGCACCAGCGCCACCGCGCAGGCCGAGCCGTAGTCGAAGCGCTGGAAGCCGAGGTTGTAGACGAGCTGGGGGAGGGTGAGGGTGGACTTGTCGGGGTAGCCGGGCTCGAACTGGGTGCCCGCGCCCTGGATCACGCCGGAGGCGACCTTCCCGGCGACCAGCGGCTGGGTGTAGTACTGCATGGCCTGGATCACGCCGGTGACGACGGCGAACATCACGATCGGCGAGATGTTCGGCAGGGTGACGTACCGGAACCGCTGCCACGCCGAGGCGCCGTCCAGTTCCGCCGCCTCGTACTGCTCGGCCGGCACGTCCAGCAGCGCGGCCATGAAGATGACCATCAGGTCGCCGATGCCCCACAGGGCCAGCAGGGTCAGCGCCGGCTTGGACCAGGCGGGGTCGCTGAACCAGCCCGGGGCCGCGATGCCGGTCTTCTCCAGGAGGGAGTCGACGGGGCCCGTGCCGGGGTTGAGGAGGAACGCGAAGGCCATGGTCGCCGCGACCGGCGGGGCCAGGTAGGGCAGGTAGAACAGGGTGCGGAAGACGCCCGTGCCGGTCTTGATCTTCGTGATGAGCAGGCCGACGCCGAGCCCGAAGAGCACCCGGAGGCTCACCATGACCGCGACCAGCCACAGCGTGTTGCGCAGGGCGGGCCAGAACAGCGGGTAGTGGGCGAAGACGTACACCCAGTTCTTCCCGCCGGTCCACCGCGGCGGCTGGAAGCCGTCGTAGTGCATGAAGGAGAAGTAGACCGTGGAGAGCAGCGGGTAGGCGAAGAAGACCGCGAACCCGACGAGCCACGGCGACATGAAGGCGAGCGTGCGCAGGGCCGAGCGCCGGCGCCTGGACGCCAGGGTGACGGTGCTCATCACCGGGCCTGCGCGATGTCCGTGTCGATCTGCGCGGCCGTCTTCCGAAGGCCGGCCTTCAGATCGGTGACCTTGCCGCTCTCGTAGTCGTAGCCGAACTGCTGGATCGTCACCAGGTACACCCCGCCGTTGAGGGAGGCGGGCGTGGTGGTGGAGTGCGGGTTCGCGGCGATGTCCAGGAACGTCCTGAAACGCGGGTCGTACTTCAGCTTCGGGGACTTCAGCGCGGCCAGCGTGGAGGGCACGTTGTGGATGGCGTTGGCGAAACCGACCACCGCGTCCGTGTCCGTGGTCATGTACTTCACCAGCTCCCAGGCCGCGTTCTGCTTGTGGCTGGTGGCGGCGATGCCCGCGACGGTGCCGGTGATGTAGCCCTTGCCGTACTCGCCGGCCCGGTCGTCCGGTACGGGCAGCGGGGCCACGCCGATCTCGAAGCCGGGCTTCGCCTCCTCCGCCATGCCGAGCCGCCATTCGCCGTCGAGCTGCATGGCGACCTGGCCGGTGTGGAAGGGGTGCCGGGCGCCCCACTCGTCGCCGAGGGTCGCCCGGAACCGCTCCAGCCTGCGGAAGCCGCCGAGTTGGTCGACGAGTTTCTTCTGGAGCGTGAACCCCTGCTGGAAGGCGGGGTCCCCGGCGACCCGGGATCTGCCGTCGCGGTCGAAGTACGTCGGCGAGAACTGGGCGAGGTAGTGCTCGGTGGTGGACTCCCAGCCGTGGTAGTCCGGCATGAACCCGAGCTGCTTGTAGCCGTCTCCCTGACGCACGGTCAGCTTCTCGGCGTCGGCCGTGAACTGCGACCAGGTCCGGGGCGGTGCCGTGATGCCCGCCTTCCGGAAGGCCGTCTTGTTGTAGTAGAGGCCGTAGGCGTCACCGAGCAGCGGGACCGTGCAGCGGTTGCCCTCGAACCGGGTGTACTCGTTCATCGGCTTCGGGAACGTCGTGCTCGGGTCGATCCGGGACTTCTCGAAGAAGGGGTTCAGGTCCACCAGGGCGCCCGAGGAGCAGAACTTGCCCACGTTGTTGGTGGTGAACGAGGAGATCACGTCCGGGGCGTCGCCGCCGCCGGAGCGCAGCGCCTGGTTGATCTTGTCGTCGGTCATGTTGCCGACGACGTTCACATGGATGTTGGGGTGCGCCTTCTCGAAGCCGGCGACCAGTGACCGGACGGCCTCCACCTCGTTCGGCGCGCTCCAGGCGTGCCAGAAGTTGATCGTCGTGTTCTTCGAGGCGTCGTCCGTGGCACCCGAGCCGGACCGGCCGGTACAGGCGGTGGTGAGCAGGGCCAGCGACGCGGTCAGGGCAAAAGCCGTCTTTCGGACAGCCGGGGGTATGACGTCGGGCATGGCGGGGTCTCCCAGGGGCGGGTGGGCGGAAGGGGAGTGCTACCGAGGTGCGGTGGGGCTCAGCGCGAGGTGTCGAAGACCTCGTCGCGGGTGGCGGCGAGCGCGGACTCCAGCGCGCCGCGCAGGACGGGGTGTTCGCGGACTTCGCCGACGACCAGCCGGGGCCGGGCCGCGGCCAGCTCCTCCAGCTCGGCCTGGACGAGGGCGCGCAGCACCTCGCCGCCGGCCGTCAGGGCGGAGCCGCTGAGGACGACGAGTTCGGGGTCGAGGACGGAGACGAGCGAGGCGAGACCGGTGGCCAGCCGGGTCGCGTAGGTTCGCAGCAGTTCCCGGTGGGGGCCGCCGGTGTGGTCGGCGGCGCGGGCGACGAGCGCGGTGGCGGCCTCGGCGTACGGCCCCGACGGCACGTCCTCGATGCCGAGTTCGCGGGCCAGCCCCGGTACGGCCTGGGAGCCGGCCAGCTCCTGGTAGCCGCCGCTGTTGGCCTTGGTGACCTGCCGGACCAGGGGGGCGCCCGGCACCGGCAGGAAGCCGACCTCGCCGGCGCCGCCGGTCCAGCCGCGGTGCAGCCGGCCGCCGAGGACCAGGGCGGCGCCGAGGCCCTCCTGGTTCCACAGCAGCACGAAGTCCGCGTGGCCGCGGGCCGCGCCGAGGCGTTGCTCGGCTATGGCGGCGAGGTTGACGTCGTTCTCGTACTCGACCGGCATCGGCAGCGCCGCCGCGAGTTCGTCGAGGAGGGTGGGGGAGTGCCAGCCGGGCAGGTGGGAGGCGTAGCGCAGGCGGCCGGTGCCCGGATCGAAGGCGCCGGGGGTGCCGATGACCAGCCGGTGCACGTCGGACCGGGCGAGCCCGGCGGCCTTGACGGCACCGTCCAGCGCCTCGGTGACCTGCTGGACGACGGGCTGGGCGGGCCGTCGGCCGGGGGTGGGCAGCCGGTACTCGCCGACCGTGCGGCCGGTGATGTCGGCGACGGCGGCCCGGATGCGGTGCGGGGTGACGTCGAGC contains:
- a CDS encoding tetratricopeptide repeat protein — encoded protein: MSQPGQICQRPGCGGAYEDVGGGELYCDTCGLAPVVSATGSVGSPPTGVTRGSAQSGRSGSARTSSRSSRSRRSVSGRLSRSLSGASAGRSVSVRSSGSSSGPSTRGRLGAGLVAVPQVPRPDPRAMVLDNPEVPERKRFCSRSDCGAPVGRSRGERPGRTEGFCTKCGHPYSFVPKLRGGDIVHGQYEVAGCLAHGGLGWVYLAVDRAVSDRWVVLKGLLDTGDQDAMAAAISERRFLAEIEHANIVRIYNFVEHLDQRTGSLDGYIVMEYVGGKSLKEIANARRAPDGRRDPLPVEQACAYGIEALEALGHLHSRNLLYCDFKVDNAIQTEDQLKLIDMGAVRRMDDDESAIYGTVGYQAPEVAEAGPSVASDLYTVGRTLAVLTFDFQGYTNVYADCLPDPDSIEVFHRYESFYRLLVRATDPDPARRFASAQEMAEQLTGVLREVVSLQSGHARPALSTLFGPEVKVTDAELFPRLHGEVSRLGSRAVHGRKRAAARTTPVPSAAAVAGGAMSPAPSGTAGTLPAPAPSGTAGTLPAPARAGAASGTSDPVPAAPAPGVPASAVPAQASTGGAASASGVPAAAASAPGVPVSGPSDLVRPVDTPAAALALPVPLVDPTDPDAGFLAGLMTSAPAELIGALAAAPARSVETRLRRIRARLESGDHRTALTGLAELDEERPDDWRVVWYRGVAALATGDFEGAAPAFDAIYDAFPGEAAPKLALGLCAEVLGQPDNAAEYYRLVWATDPSYVSAAFGLARVRLAAGDRRGAVTTLESVPESSIHYTAARVAAVRARLRQRTASAGDVPFLDDLTAAAGQVEALQVYGLDPARREQLVAEVLGCALDWVLSGGQDTGPAAGGRVLLGSGLDERGLRFGLERAYRTLARLAPGGEERIELVERANRYRPRTWV
- a CDS encoding glutamate ABC transporter substrate-binding protein; translation: MDASRARASLRGWGGVAAMAVLCALALAFALLLPCTQTPVPERTGSRTVTATQARADGCEDADAHRHSLAPSDADGPVIDAIKARTGDRRKLIVGVDQNSYRWGYRNPNTEGARLEGFDIDLVHRIAEDILGDPEAVQFKAIPTSQRIPAIENGRVDMVVRTMTITCDRLTHVAFSAPYFKTGQQVLAPKSSAITGYDGSLARKKVCTSAGSTAHTKLDADRKDGRLPASTDISTTVPSQLDCLVRLQLGEVDAVVTDAALAASQAAQDPTVALKGRAFTEEYYGVAMRKDATDLVRRVNRVLVDYRANGWQASYDKWLSATLGKDPAASKPPVPQYAHGG
- a CDS encoding 6-phospho-beta-glucosidase, which produces MKLTVVGGGSTYTPELVDGFARLRDTLPLEELVLVDPAADRLELVGGLARRIFAKQGHPGRVVTTSDLDAGIDGADAVLLQLRVGGQAARQQDETWPLECGCVGQETTGAGGLAKALRTVPVVLDIAERVRRANPRAWIVDFTNPVGIVTRALLREGHRAVGLCNVAIGLQRKFAGLLGTAPTDLHLGHVGLNHLTWETGVRLGGPDGDDVLPGLLAEHGEAIAADLRLPHALLDRLGVVPSYYLRYYYAHDEVVRELATKPSRAAEVASMEAELLTMYADPALDEKPALLARRGGAYYSEAAVDLAAALLGGGGSPYQVVNTLNRGTLPFLPDDAVIEVQAAVGPAGPVPLPVPALDPLFSGLVANVTAYEELALDAALRGGRDRVFRALLAHPLIAQYAYAETLTDRLIAHNREHLAWA
- a CDS encoding coiled-coil domain-containing protein encodes the protein MGVTDPAGPVMDRDEVDRALARLGQEHEAIETSLLALQDHAGRRLLEGAALTGVTEERWQAAEARITSLWACFDAYTAALRGARQIRARRRWSSREDLAQLTGLLRGESVTVPDSGTGRLSETFTLSALVDRMNELYATSLDVIVAADAVWSALPARIDLLAEELRRTRQLAHSVGVRPGEHPAGDDLERITRTLTRLREDVVSDPLAFWVPAAGSSAPGGGRPDTTVYDREARALEDVRREIDAVLTVRQDAEARLIRLRDVLSRADRTLAEARAARGEVLAKIAATEVPVVSGPPTALHEQLATAAEYRRQARWHRLSPLLEDLERKAEDELLRARESLTEVTAPLAVRAELRGRLDAYRAKVARHGLAEDSLLVERYDVARRMLWSAPCDLRVAEQAVLRYQQAAAEMLGSASAPQDRGGDQS
- a CDS encoding N-acetylglucosamine kinase — protein: MGLTAAEPPTVLAVDAGNSKTDVAVVTAAGEVLATARGGGFRPPAVGVTTALDALAEPVTRAFADAGVTSVTHVSACLANADLPVEEERLATALHARGWGTTVEVRNDTFAVLRAGVAEPRGVAVVCGAGINCVGMRPDGRTARFPAIGRISGDWGGGWGLAEEALWYAARAEDGRGEPTALSRTLPAHFGLPTMYALIEALHLGHVAHDRRHELTPVLFTTAEAGDPVAGTLVTRLAEEVTVMATVALTRLDLLAEEIPVVLGGSVLTAGHARLNDAIRTLLAARAPKATVRVVTAGPVLGAALLGLDRLGAGAEAAVRARGHWENATR